From uncultured Roseateles sp., the proteins below share one genomic window:
- the glgB gene encoding 1,4-alpha-glucan branching protein GlgB, which translates to MLESDELNALLQARHADPFAVLGLHAAGDGRMWLRAMLPGALGVMVLEAATRRVVATLPHRSGGFFEAMLPRRRKPFDYRLQVRWDDGLEGCYADAYAFGPQLDEQDLALLRDGTHPRPYTVLGAHAMSNGDVAGVRFAVWAPHAFRVSVVGNFNTWDGRRHAMRLRHGSGIWEIFVPHAAPGDLYKFEIVAADGTLLPLKADPCARAAQLRPDTASIVTALPPAQALPAERAAANRRDAAITIYEAHAASWRKPEGRFPTWDELAAELPAYAADLGFTHIELMPVSEHPFDGSWGYQTLGLFAPSARFGPPEGFARFVTACRERGLGLLLDWVPAHFPSDAFGLAQFDGTHLYDYADPREGLHRDWNTLIYNFARPEVRQFLIASALYWAERWGIDGLRVDAVASMLYRDYSRPAGEWLPNAQGGRENLEAISLFKQLNERLGMDAPGAITLAEESTSFPGVSAPTSGGGLGFHYKWNMGWMNDTLRYMQEDPIHRRWHHDKMTFGLVYAFSESFVLPISHDEVVHGKGSMLVKMPGDLWQKFANLRAYYGFMWGHPGKKLLFMGQEIAQPNEWNHEVSLTWGLLDDSRHAGVQRLVRDLNHLYRDQPALHRLDCEAAGFEWLVKDDAEQSVLAWLRRDGQGGAVIVVCNFTPVPRPGYRVPVPAGFGAWKEVLNTDSAHYGGSNLGNLEGALRADSSHVISLTLPPLATLFLVPL; encoded by the coding sequence ATGCTGGAGTCAGACGAGCTCAATGCGCTGCTGCAGGCGCGCCATGCCGACCCGTTCGCGGTGCTGGGCCTGCATGCTGCAGGAGACGGCCGGATGTGGCTGCGCGCGATGCTGCCCGGCGCCCTGGGCGTGATGGTGCTGGAGGCCGCCACGCGCAGGGTCGTGGCCACCTTGCCCCATCGTTCGGGTGGCTTCTTCGAGGCGATGCTTCCGCGCCGGCGCAAGCCCTTCGACTACCGGCTGCAGGTGCGCTGGGACGATGGGCTCGAAGGCTGCTATGCCGATGCCTATGCCTTCGGCCCACAGCTGGACGAGCAAGATCTGGCCCTGCTGCGTGACGGCACCCACCCGCGGCCCTACACCGTGCTCGGTGCGCATGCGATGTCCAACGGCGATGTGGCCGGCGTGCGCTTCGCCGTCTGGGCGCCGCATGCGTTTCGCGTCAGCGTCGTGGGCAACTTCAACACTTGGGATGGCCGGCGCCACGCGATGCGCTTGCGCCACGGGTCGGGGATCTGGGAAATCTTCGTGCCCCATGCGGCGCCGGGCGATCTGTACAAGTTCGAGATCGTTGCAGCCGATGGAACCCTGCTGCCGCTGAAGGCCGACCCCTGTGCCCGCGCCGCCCAGCTGCGCCCCGACACGGCCAGCATCGTCACCGCCTTGCCGCCGGCGCAGGCGCTGCCGGCGGAGCGGGCGGCGGCGAACCGGCGCGATGCGGCAATCACCATCTACGAGGCGCATGCGGCCTCATGGCGCAAGCCTGAAGGCCGCTTCCCCACCTGGGACGAGCTGGCCGCCGAGCTGCCGGCCTATGCCGCCGACCTGGGCTTCACGCACATCGAGCTGATGCCGGTCAGCGAGCATCCCTTCGACGGTTCCTGGGGCTATCAGACCCTGGGCCTGTTCGCGCCCAGCGCCCGCTTCGGCCCGCCGGAAGGCTTTGCACGCTTTGTCACTGCCTGCCGCGAGCGCGGCCTGGGCCTGCTGCTGGACTGGGTGCCAGCCCACTTCCCCAGCGACGCTTTCGGCCTGGCCCAGTTCGACGGCACGCATCTGTATGACTATGCCGATCCGCGCGAGGGTTTGCACCGCGACTGGAACACGCTGATCTACAACTTCGCCCGCCCCGAGGTGCGCCAGTTCCTGATCGCCAGCGCGCTGTACTGGGCAGAGCGCTGGGGCATCGATGGCCTGCGCGTTGATGCGGTCGCCTCCATGCTTTACCGCGACTATTCGCGCCCGGCCGGCGAGTGGCTGCCCAATGCCCAGGGCGGACGCGAGAACCTCGAAGCGATCTCGCTGTTCAAGCAGCTCAACGAGCGCCTGGGTATGGACGCGCCGGGGGCGATCACGCTGGCCGAGGAGTCCACCAGCTTCCCCGGCGTGTCCGCGCCGACCTCTGGCGGCGGCCTGGGCTTCCACTACAAGTGGAATATGGGCTGGATGAACGACACCCTGCGCTATATGCAGGAGGACCCCATCCACCGCCGCTGGCACCACGACAAGATGACGTTCGGCCTGGTCTATGCGTTCAGCGAGAGCTTCGTGCTGCCGATCTCGCATGACGAGGTCGTGCACGGCAAGGGCTCCATGCTGGTCAAGATGCCCGGCGACCTATGGCAGAAGTTCGCCAATCTGCGCGCCTACTACGGCTTTATGTGGGGCCACCCGGGCAAAAAGCTGCTCTTCATGGGCCAGGAGATTGCCCAGCCCAACGAATGGAATCACGAGGTCTCGCTGACCTGGGGCTTGCTCGACGACTCGCGCCATGCCGGCGTGCAGCGCCTGGTGCGCGACCTGAACCATCTGTACCGCGATCAGCCGGCACTGCACCGTCTGGATTGCGAGGCCGCTGGCTTCGAATGGCTGGTCAAGGACGACGCCGAGCAGTCGGTGCTGGCCTGGCTGCGACGAGACGGGCAGGGCGGGGCAGTGATCGTCGTTTGCAACTTCACGCCGGTGCCGCGCCCGGGCTACCGCGTGCCGGTGCCCGCAGGCTTCGGTGCCTGGAAGGAAGTCTTGAACACCGACTCGGCGCACTATGGCGGCAGCAATCTGGGCAATCTGGAGGGGGCGCTGCGGGCCGATTCCAGTCATGTCATTTCGCTGACGCTACCTCCATTGGCCACCTTGTTCCTGGTGCCCCTCTGA
- the glgX gene encoding glycogen debranching protein GlgX — MSQLPTQILEGRHEPLGSLARDGGVNFALFSEHAQHIELCVFDGDGVRELRRYVLHGPHDGVFHGFLPGVGAGLVYGLRAHGPYAPEQGHRFNAHKLLLDPYAREIVGHFSWRAEHHGYELGHPDGPRSLDTRDNALHALKARVAAPLEGISPRDSAPRTAPADVVMYEVHVKGFSKLHPDIPEALRGSYAGLAHPAAVAHFKALGVTTLSLLPVQYAIDEPHLADKRLHNYWGYNTLGFFAPDPRLASAANRDDPAAVVAEFRAMVQALHEQGLEVVLDVVYNHTPEGNEFGPTLSFRGMDNRSWYRLVADDRSRNENLTGCGNTLNAQHPRIAQFVLDSLRYWVQELGVDGFRFDLAPVLGRTDHGFDPQAAFFAALRQDPVLAGVHLIAEPWDAGYDGYQVGRFPGRFLEWNDKFRDAVRGYWLGSGKVGRGEFARRFTASSDLFHHGQRRPTASVNFVAVHDGYTLNDVVSYSHKHNHANGEENRDGRDGELCANFGVEGPTDDAAINATRERVRRAMLATLLLAQGTPMLNAGDEIANSQSGNNNAYCQDNTIGWLDWAGADLELTAFVGELLRLRREHALLHHGRWLVGSGHAGPGDASIAWHSPAGHEMQVHDWHDGGEQAFACLLRAAGDAAASLAMLFNPEPQPRGFSLTPQSWRLLLDSSGELDQQDLTPNHILQVPARGLLLLCA, encoded by the coding sequence ATGTCCCAACTCCCCACCCAAATCCTCGAAGGCCGCCACGAACCGCTGGGCTCGCTGGCGCGTGACGGCGGCGTCAACTTCGCCTTGTTCTCCGAGCACGCGCAGCACATCGAGCTGTGCGTATTCGATGGCGATGGCGTGCGCGAACTGCGCCGCTATGTGCTGCACGGCCCGCACGACGGTGTGTTCCATGGGTTTCTGCCTGGCGTCGGGGCTGGCCTGGTCTATGGCTTGCGCGCTCATGGCCCCTACGCGCCGGAGCAGGGCCATCGCTTCAACGCGCACAAGCTGCTGCTCGACCCCTATGCCCGCGAGATCGTCGGCCACTTCAGCTGGCGTGCCGAGCACCATGGCTACGAGCTGGGCCATCCGGACGGCCCGCGCTCGCTGGACACCCGCGACAACGCCTTGCACGCGCTGAAGGCCCGCGTGGCCGCGCCGCTGGAAGGCATCAGCCCGCGCGACAGCGCGCCGCGCACCGCGCCGGCTGATGTCGTGATGTACGAGGTCCACGTCAAGGGCTTCTCCAAGCTGCACCCGGACATTCCGGAGGCGCTGCGTGGCAGCTATGCCGGCCTGGCCCATCCAGCGGCGGTCGCGCACTTCAAGGCGCTGGGTGTGACCACGCTGTCGCTGCTACCGGTGCAGTACGCCATCGACGAGCCGCATCTGGCCGACAAGCGCCTGCACAACTACTGGGGCTACAACACGCTGGGCTTTTTCGCGCCCGATCCGCGCCTGGCCAGTGCGGCCAACCGGGATGATCCGGCCGCCGTGGTGGCCGAGTTCCGGGCCATGGTGCAGGCCTTGCACGAGCAGGGCCTGGAGGTCGTTCTCGACGTGGTCTACAACCACACGCCCGAGGGCAATGAGTTCGGCCCGACCCTGTCTTTCCGCGGGATGGACAACCGCAGCTGGTATCGGCTGGTGGCTGACGACCGCAGCCGCAACGAGAACCTCACCGGCTGCGGCAACACGCTGAATGCCCAGCATCCCCGCATCGCCCAGTTCGTGCTGGACTCGCTGCGTTACTGGGTGCAGGAGCTGGGTGTCGACGGTTTCCGCTTCGACCTGGCGCCGGTGCTGGGCCGCACCGACCACGGCTTCGATCCGCAGGCCGCCTTCTTCGCCGCGCTGCGGCAAGACCCTGTGCTGGCCGGCGTGCACCTGATCGCCGAGCCCTGGGACGCCGGCTACGACGGCTACCAGGTCGGCCGCTTCCCCGGCCGCTTCCTGGAGTGGAACGACAAGTTCCGCGACGCAGTGCGCGGCTACTGGCTCGGCAGCGGCAAAGTGGGCAGAGGCGAGTTTGCCCGCCGCTTCACGGCGTCCAGCGATCTGTTCCACCACGGCCAGCGCCGGCCCACGGCCTCGGTCAACTTCGTCGCCGTGCATGACGGCTACACCTTGAATGATGTCGTCAGCTACAGCCACAAGCACAACCACGCCAACGGCGAAGAGAACCGCGACGGCCGGGATGGCGAACTGTGCGCCAACTTCGGTGTCGAGGGACCGACCGATGACGCTGCCATCAACGCCACCCGCGAGCGCGTGCGCCGCGCCATGCTGGCCACCCTGCTGCTGGCCCAGGGCACGCCGATGCTCAATGCCGGCGACGAGATCGCCAACAGCCAGAGCGGCAACAACAATGCCTATTGCCAGGACAACACCATCGGCTGGCTGGACTGGGCCGGCGCCGATCTCGAGCTCACGGCCTTCGTCGGCGAGCTGCTGAGGCTGAGGCGCGAACATGCCTTGTTGCACCATGGCCGCTGGTTGGTCGGCTCGGGCCATGCCGGGCCCGGGGACGCCAGCATCGCCTGGCACAGTCCGGCCGGTCACGAGATGCAGGTGCACGACTGGCATGACGGCGGCGAGCAGGCCTTCGCCTGCCTGCTGCGTGCCGCGGGCGACGCGGCGGCCAGTCTGGCGATGCTGTTCAATCCGGAGCCACAGCCGCGCGGCTTCAGCCTGACACCCCAGTCGTGGCGCTTGCTGCTCGACAGCAGCGGCGAGTTGGATCAACAAGACCTGACCCCCAATCACATCCTGCAAGTTCCCGCGCGCGGCCTCTTGCTGCTGTGCGCCTGA
- the malQ gene encoding 4-alpha-glucanotransferase — MDLNQRVAGVLLHITSLPGPHGVGDFGPDAYRFVDWLAASGQRLWQLLPTTPIGPGDSPYQGVSAFAGSQWMVALAPLIAKGWLQPPQVPDFPAQRVDYGSVLPWREQQLRLAWSGFKAAATETDREALADWSVTQQDWLDDYALFMAIRSPLNGQAWWTWPAGLARREPAAMAQARVEHADEIAFWQFVQWCFDTQSAALKAYANGKGVALMGDLPIFVAHDSADCWSRPDLYELDDDFQTAVVAGVPPDAMSTAGQRWGNPLYRWDRMAAENYAWWTARIRRALAQADVFRIDHFRGFAGYYEIPASSPDAKQGRWVTGPGKALFDAIEASLGQLPIVAEDLGFITDDVHELRLGCGFPGMKILQFGFGGDGTHEFLPHMWPRASVVYTGTHDNDTVRGWWNNASARERAYAGSYLPCAEHDVHWAMIRACCNSVANLAVFPMQDVLGLDSSHRMNIPGILGGNWGWRFSWDMVDSEPGRVLGLIAAASGRASIELLGLPA, encoded by the coding sequence ATGGACCTGAATCAACGTGTCGCCGGTGTGCTGCTGCACATCACCTCCCTGCCTGGCCCGCACGGCGTGGGCGATTTCGGGCCCGATGCCTACCGCTTCGTCGACTGGCTGGCCGCCAGCGGCCAGCGCCTTTGGCAGCTGCTGCCGACCACGCCCATCGGCCCGGGCGACAGCCCCTACCAGGGCGTGTCGGCCTTTGCCGGCAGCCAGTGGATGGTGGCCCTCGCGCCGCTGATCGCCAAGGGCTGGCTGCAGCCACCGCAGGTGCCGGACTTTCCGGCGCAGCGAGTGGACTATGGCAGCGTTTTGCCATGGCGCGAGCAGCAGCTGCGCCTGGCCTGGAGCGGCTTCAAGGCCGCGGCTACCGAGACCGATCGCGAGGCGCTGGCCGACTGGTCTGTTACGCAGCAGGATTGGCTGGACGACTACGCACTGTTCATGGCCATACGTTCGCCCTTGAACGGCCAGGCCTGGTGGACCTGGCCGGCGGGCCTGGCCCGCCGCGAGCCGGCGGCGATGGCCCAGGCCCGAGTCGAGCATGCCGACGAGATTGCCTTCTGGCAGTTCGTGCAATGGTGCTTCGACACGCAGAGCGCCGCGCTGAAGGCCTATGCCAATGGCAAGGGCGTGGCCCTGATGGGCGACCTGCCCATCTTCGTTGCCCACGACAGCGCCGACTGCTGGTCGCGCCCCGATCTGTACGAGCTGGACGATGACTTCCAGACCGCCGTCGTGGCCGGCGTGCCGCCCGATGCCATGTCCACCGCCGGCCAGCGCTGGGGCAATCCGCTGTACCGCTGGGACCGCATGGCGGCCGAGAACTACGCCTGGTGGACGGCGCGCATACGCCGCGCGCTGGCCCAGGCCGATGTGTTCCGCATCGACCATTTCCGTGGCTTTGCCGGCTACTACGAGATCCCGGCCAGCAGCCCCGATGCCAAGCAGGGCCGCTGGGTGACCGGCCCGGGCAAGGCGCTGTTCGATGCCATCGAGGCCTCGCTGGGCCAGTTGCCCATCGTGGCCGAGGACCTGGGCTTCATCACCGATGACGTCCACGAGCTGCGGCTGGGCTGCGGCTTCCCCGGCATGAAGATCCTGCAGTTCGGCTTCGGCGGGGACGGCACGCACGAGTTCCTGCCCCATATGTGGCCGCGCGCCAGCGTGGTTTACACCGGCACCCATGACAACGACACGGTACGCGGCTGGTGGAACAACGCCTCCGCTCGCGAGCGGGCCTATGCCGGCTCCTATCTGCCCTGCGCCGAGCACGACGTGCACTGGGCAATGATCCGCGCCTGCTGCAACTCGGTGGCCAATCTGGCCGTGTTCCCTATGCAGGACGTGCTGGGCCTGGACAGCAGCCACCGCATGAATATTCCCGGCATCCTGGGCGGCAATTGGGGTTGGCGCTTCAGCTGGGACATGGTGGACAGCGAACCGGGCAGGGTGCTGGGGCTGATTGCGGCGGCCAGCGGGCGTGCGAGCATCGAGCTGCTGGGTCTGCCGGCCTGA
- a CDS encoding TonB-dependent receptor: MNSKYWQGFQRTALSAAVMIVAAAPVMAQNTTAAIGGRITTADGKPVAGATVSIVHRESGSANTLTTDSEGRYSARGLRVGGPYTITVSKGGDREVRDDVFLALAESLTLDATLGSTATALSTVTVTGQSTANSRFNSTSMGSGTNLGLKEIEAQASIARNLQDYARADPRLAQTDKDRGEISAAGQNSRFNNITIDGVRTNDMFGLESNNLPTVKQPISIDAIQAVQVNLSNYDVTQQGYTGANINAVTKSGTNELKGSVYYVFRNDSMAGLRYDRNKDTYFGSPPFKDTTKGFVVGGPIIKDKLFFFASYEELKSNRDAPQFGPVGSNLTNVGITQAQIDAATQVAKSKYGIDIGGIPAAEDLLVKDTLLKLDWNISDKHRANLRYAKTDQSQPIAPGFTSTTLSLESRFYTTEKSIETVVGQIFSDWTENFSTEFKLSKRDYLSVPINKSAMPEVMLVFTAAAPSGTATGNRTLRFGTEETRHFNRLETKTTNAYLAGNLNLDDHEVKFGGDYEKNNVFNAFVRRANGQYTFQGTDPVALFQAGVPTAYRIQVPLPGKTLNDAAADMSFNNLGLFLQDTWTVNKRFTVNAGVRIDRVSTGNNPLANAGVALAPGVDAATGRATGGFGYDNTHTFDGEQLVQPRVGFNYAFDTADKRKSQLRGGFGLFQGAAASVWLANPYQNTGLAVADYTCGPTGTPCNTLAYNADPAHQPVVVGAAAQNVDIIAPGVTQPSVWKFNLAYDVELPWYGLVAGAELLHTKVKQGLNYKHLNLGAATIKSPLDGRDMFWNAAGRSTNCWATGGTTTGGTTAAPCNSPSTRDLRNRGYNDVTLIESSSKGGGNALTLSLSGANKGAFTWSTAYTRTSATEVSPLTSSTSFSNFANRAIFNPNEEGLANSSYLIRERFNGTMTWSKAFVGKYKTSFGLFYEGREGKPYSWTYGNDMNGDGVTNDLMYIPKAPGSGEVLFRLPGKTVAESSVEAENKFWSIVDGEKSLRDAKGGVVKRNTAFSKFTNSFDVRISQELPGLFANHKGVVSLDILNFGNLINRRWGRIDEIGFRDGSGGYSRSLVNFAGIDPATGKVVYSVADPGDYTTKQNKGESQWAIQVTLKYEF; the protein is encoded by the coding sequence ATGAACAGCAAGTATTGGCAGGGCTTCCAGCGCACCGCGCTGAGTGCGGCGGTGATGATCGTCGCCGCGGCGCCGGTGATGGCGCAGAACACCACGGCCGCCATTGGCGGCCGCATCACCACCGCCGATGGCAAGCCGGTGGCGGGCGCCACGGTGTCCATCGTTCACCGCGAGTCCGGCTCGGCCAATACGCTGACCACCGACAGCGAGGGCCGCTATTCGGCTCGCGGCCTGCGCGTCGGCGGGCCCTACACCATCACCGTCAGCAAGGGCGGCGACCGGGAAGTCCGCGATGACGTGTTCCTTGCGCTGGCCGAATCGCTGACGCTGGACGCGACTCTGGGCAGCACCGCGACCGCATTGAGCACTGTGACGGTGACCGGCCAGAGCACGGCCAACAGTCGTTTCAACAGCACGAGCATGGGTTCTGGCACCAACCTGGGCCTCAAGGAAATCGAAGCCCAGGCATCGATTGCCCGCAACCTGCAAGACTATGCGCGCGCTGACCCTCGCTTGGCTCAGACCGACAAGGACCGCGGCGAAATCTCCGCCGCCGGGCAGAACTCCAGGTTCAACAACATCACGATTGACGGTGTTCGGACCAACGATATGTTCGGCCTCGAGTCGAACAACCTGCCAACGGTGAAGCAGCCGATCTCGATCGATGCGATTCAGGCCGTGCAGGTGAATCTGTCCAATTACGACGTGACCCAGCAGGGCTACACCGGCGCGAACATCAATGCCGTGACGAAGTCGGGCACCAACGAGCTGAAGGGCAGCGTCTACTACGTCTTCCGCAATGACTCCATGGCGGGCCTGCGTTATGACCGCAACAAGGACACCTACTTCGGCTCGCCGCCGTTCAAGGACACCACCAAGGGCTTTGTGGTGGGTGGCCCCATCATCAAGGACAAGCTGTTCTTCTTCGCCAGCTACGAAGAACTGAAGAGCAACCGCGACGCACCGCAGTTCGGTCCGGTCGGCAGCAATCTGACCAATGTCGGCATCACGCAAGCCCAGATTGACGCGGCTACGCAAGTGGCCAAATCGAAGTACGGCATCGACATCGGTGGCATCCCAGCCGCTGAGGACCTCCTGGTCAAGGACACCTTGCTCAAGCTCGACTGGAACATCAGTGACAAGCATCGCGCCAATCTGCGCTATGCCAAGACCGATCAGTCGCAACCGATTGCGCCCGGATTCACGAGCACGACGCTGTCGCTGGAATCGCGTTTCTACACGACCGAGAAGAGCATCGAAACCGTCGTGGGCCAGATCTTCTCTGACTGGACCGAGAACTTCTCGACCGAGTTCAAGCTGTCCAAGCGCGACTATCTGAGCGTGCCGATCAACAAGTCGGCCATGCCCGAGGTCATGCTTGTGTTCACGGCCGCGGCCCCATCGGGAACGGCCACCGGCAATCGCACCCTGCGCTTCGGCACCGAAGAAACCCGCCATTTCAACCGCCTGGAAACCAAGACCACCAACGCCTATCTGGCGGGCAACCTGAATCTGGACGACCACGAGGTCAAGTTCGGCGGCGACTACGAAAAGAACAATGTGTTCAACGCCTTTGTGCGCCGCGCCAATGGGCAGTACACCTTCCAGGGCACCGACCCGGTAGCCTTGTTCCAGGCCGGTGTGCCCACCGCCTATCGCATCCAGGTGCCATTGCCCGGCAAGACGCTGAACGATGCGGCAGCAGACATGTCGTTCAACAACCTGGGCCTGTTCCTGCAGGACACGTGGACAGTCAACAAGCGCTTCACCGTCAATGCAGGTGTGCGCATCGACCGCGTCAGCACGGGCAACAATCCGCTGGCCAATGCTGGCGTCGCACTGGCACCCGGCGTCGATGCCGCCACGGGACGTGCCACCGGCGGCTTTGGCTACGACAACACCCACACCTTTGACGGCGAGCAACTGGTGCAGCCGCGCGTGGGCTTCAATTACGCCTTTGACACGGCCGACAAGCGCAAGTCGCAGCTGCGCGGTGGCTTCGGCCTGTTCCAGGGCGCGGCCGCCAGCGTCTGGCTTGCCAACCCCTACCAGAACACCGGTCTGGCGGTGGCGGACTACACCTGTGGTCCGACGGGCACCCCCTGCAATACGCTGGCCTACAACGCTGACCCAGCCCATCAGCCGGTGGTCGTCGGCGCCGCGGCGCAGAACGTCGACATCATTGCCCCAGGCGTTACCCAGCCCTCGGTCTGGAAATTCAACCTGGCGTACGACGTCGAACTGCCCTGGTACGGTCTGGTGGCCGGTGCCGAGTTGCTCCACACCAAGGTCAAGCAAGGCCTGAACTACAAGCACTTGAACCTTGGCGCGGCAACCATCAAGTCACCGCTGGACGGGCGCGACATGTTCTGGAACGCAGCCGGCCGCAGCACCAACTGCTGGGCCACTGGTGGCACAACCACCGGCGGTACGACGGCCGCACCGTGCAACTCGCCCAGCACACGTGACCTGCGCAACCGCGGCTACAACGACGTGACGCTGATTGAGTCCAGCAGCAAAGGCGGCGGCAATGCGCTCACGCTGTCGCTGTCTGGAGCGAACAAGGGTGCGTTCACCTGGTCGACCGCCTACACCCGCACGTCGGCGACCGAAGTCAGCCCGCTGACCTCGTCAACCTCGTTCTCGAACTTTGCCAATCGGGCCATCTTCAATCCGAACGAGGAGGGGCTGGCCAACTCGTCTTATCTGATTCGCGAGCGCTTCAATGGCACGATGACCTGGTCCAAGGCCTTTGTGGGCAAGTACAAGACCTCGTTCGGCCTGTTCTACGAGGGCCGCGAGGGCAAGCCCTATAGCTGGACCTATGGCAACGACATGAACGGCGATGGCGTGACCAACGACCTCATGTACATCCCCAAGGCACCGGGCTCGGGTGAGGTGTTGTTCAGGCTGCCGGGCAAGACCGTCGCCGAATCCAGCGTGGAAGCCGAGAACAAGTTCTGGTCCATCGTGGACGGCGAGAAGAGCCTGCGCGACGCCAAGGGCGGCGTTGTCAAGCGCAACACGGCGTTCTCTAAGTTCACCAACAGCTTCGACGTTCGCATCAGCCAAGAGCTGCCGGGCTTGTTTGCCAACCACAAGGGCGTGGTCTCGCTGGACATACTGAACTTCGGCAACCTGATCAACAGGCGCTGGGGCCGCATTGACGAGATCGGCTTCCGTGATGGCTCAGGTGGCTATTCGCGTTCGCTGGTCAACTTTGCCGGCATCGACCCCGCAACGGGCAAGGTGGTGTACTCGGTTGCCGACCCAGGCGACTACACGACCAAGCAAAACAAGGGCGAGTCGCAGTGGGCCATTCAAGTGACCTTGAAGTATGAATTCTGA
- a CDS encoding DUF4397 domain-containing protein, with protein MKRIGMMRGGLASLMLAGTALLAACGGGGSSSGTAQVRMVNATVGVSAMDLYTTDTLLISGVGSNAASAYKDAATGSYTIKATNTGSATALSSASPSFDKDTAYTVVTWGLAGATQTFYFPDNEAAPSAGLAKVRLFNTALDAGALDLYLTASDADLGSATPVVSAISGSRFSGYSEVTAGTYRLRVTANGSKTDVRLDLPAVTLTALDVLTLITQPSQSGMLVHGLQMLQKGAVTASPNTQARVRLVASVAGNGAVTANVGASSLNVGLPSPSVGSYVLVPAGSQLFSGQVSGNPLATETHGLLAGGDYTLLAYGTLAAPKLSLITDDNRLPSSSTSAKMRLINGVSGQGGLTMAVDFSAVANNVAVGGSSDFALVPSNSAARIDVTSGLSGSTLYSSSTTTTNGTATTINILQQGVYTLFMLDGAASPSGALRRER; from the coding sequence ATGAAGAGAATCGGAATGATGAGGGGCGGCCTGGCCAGCCTGATGTTGGCCGGCACGGCTCTGCTGGCGGCCTGCGGTGGTGGCGGCAGCAGCTCGGGCACGGCCCAGGTGCGCATGGTCAATGCCACCGTGGGCGTGAGCGCGATGGACCTGTACACCACCGACACCCTGCTGATCAGCGGCGTGGGCAGCAACGCGGCCAGCGCCTACAAGGATGCCGCCACCGGCAGCTACACGATCAAGGCCACCAACACCGGCTCGGCCACCGCACTGTCCAGCGCCTCGCCCAGCTTTGACAAGGACACCGCCTACACCGTCGTGACCTGGGGGTTGGCTGGCGCGACCCAGACCTTCTATTTCCCGGACAACGAAGCGGCCCCCAGCGCCGGCCTGGCCAAGGTGCGCCTGTTCAACACCGCGCTGGATGCTGGCGCGCTGGACCTTTACCTGACCGCCTCCGATGCCGACCTGGGCAGCGCCACGCCGGTGGTCAGCGCCATCAGCGGCAGCCGCTTCAGCGGCTACAGCGAGGTCACCGCCGGCACCTACCGCCTGCGCGTCACCGCCAACGGCAGCAAGACCGACGTGCGCCTGGACCTGCCCGCCGTCACCCTGACGGCGCTGGACGTGCTCACCCTGATCACCCAACCCAGCCAGAGCGGCATGCTGGTGCATGGCCTGCAGATGCTGCAAAAGGGCGCGGTCACGGCCAGCCCGAACACCCAGGCCCGCGTGCGCCTGGTGGCCAGCGTGGCCGGCAACGGCGCGGTAACAGCCAATGTCGGCGCCAGTTCGCTGAACGTGGGCCTGCCTTCACCCTCCGTTGGCAGCTATGTGCTGGTGCCTGCGGGCAGTCAGCTGTTCAGCGGCCAGGTCAGCGGCAACCCGCTGGCCACTGAGACCCATGGCCTGCTGGCCGGCGGCGACTACACCTTGCTCGCCTACGGCACCCTGGCAGCGCCAAAGCTGTCCCTGATCACCGATGACAACCGCCTGCCCTCCAGCAGCACCAGCGCCAAGATGCGACTGATCAACGGCGTGTCCGGCCAAGGCGGCCTGACCATGGCGGTGGATTTCAGCGCCGTGGCCAACAATGTGGCGGTGGGCGGTTCGTCCGACTTCGCCCTGGTGCCCAGCAACAGCGCAGCACGCATCGATGTCACCTCGGGACTCAGCGGCAGCACGCTGTACAGCAGCAGCACGACCACCACCAACGGCACGGCGACCACGATCAACATCCTGCAGCAGGGCGTCTACACCCTGTTCATGCTGGACGGCGCCGCCAGCCCCAGCGGTGCACTGCGCCGGGAACGCTGA